The following proteins are encoded in a genomic region of Arachis ipaensis cultivar K30076 chromosome B02, Araip1.1, whole genome shotgun sequence:
- the LOC107622498 gene encoding pentatricopeptide repeat-containing protein At5g56310 (The sequence of the model RefSeq protein was modified relative to this genomic sequence to represent the inferred CDS: added 58 bases not found in genome assembly), whose translation KHCHSVVQVQQIQAQLIVHNLHSHTTIAQHFISASQNHGLLNSATLLFTLFLPKPHVFICNSLIRAFSHSNIPHTPLSIYAHMHNNSIVPNNFTFPFLFKSLSDSCDLIGAQCVYTHVVKLGHLNDVYVQNSVLDLYASCGDMWLCQKLFDEMLHRDVVSWTVMIMGYRKAGKYDNALLVFEQMQYAGVEPNRVTMVNALAASANFGAIEMGTWIHDIVRRNKWELDVVLGTALIEMYAKCGRVEEGMSVFRSMKEKNLYTWNAVIKGLALAKSGEEAIWWFDRMQKDGFRPDDLTLVAVLSACSHSGLVETGRQIFRYVVNGKYGFQPNVKHYSCMVDLLGRSGRLQEAFEFIRYMPFEPTKAIWGSLLASSKSQGNLELSELAARKLVELEPDNTAYYVHLSNLYAEMGRWSDVEKVRGMMKDRQLTKDLGCSSVEVEWQEHVGELMA comes from the coding sequence AACCTCCATTCCCACACCACCATTGCTCAGCACTTCATCTCTgcatcccaaaaccatggcctCCTCAACTCTGCAACTCTTCTCTTTACCCTCTTCCTTCCAAAACCTCATGTCTTCATCTGCAACTCTCTCATCAGAGCCTTCTCCCACTCCAACATCCCTCACACCCCTCTATCCATTTACGCCCACATGCACAACAACTCCATTGTCCCCAACAACTtcaccttccctttcctctttaaGTCATTGTCCGACTCGTGCGACCTCATTGGTGCCCAGTGCGTGTACACTCACGTTGTCAAATTGGGGCATTTGAATGATGTTTATGTGCAGAATTCGGTTCTTGATTTGTATGCGTCGTGTGGGGATATGTGGTTGTGTCAGAaactgtttgatgaaatgctccaCAGAGATGTTGTATCGTGGACTGTGATGATTATGGGGTACCGGAAAGCTGGCAAGTATGACAATGCCTTGCTTGTGTTTGAACAAATGCAGTATGCTGGTGTGGAGCCTAATAGGGTCACCATGGTGAATGCCTTGGCTGCTTCTGCTAATTTTGGTGCTATTGAGATGGGGACTTGGATACATGATATTGTGAGGAGGAACAAGTGGGAATTGGATGTTGTATTGGGGACAGCATTGATCGAGATGTATGCCAAATGTGGCAGAGTTGAAGAGGGGATGAGTGTTTTCAggagcatgaaggagaagaatttaTATACTTGGAATGCAGTTATCAAGGGACTTGCTTTAGCTAAGAGTGGAGAGGAGGCAATTTGGTGGTTTGATAGAATGCAGAAAGATGGATTTAGACCTGATGATTTGACTTTGGTTGCTGTTCTTTCTGCTTGCAGCCACTCAGGATTGGTAGAGACTGGTAGACAGATCTTCAGGTACGTGGTTAATGGCAAGTATGGGTTTCAGCCTAATGTTAAACACTATTCTTGCATGGTTGACCTTTTAGGTCGTTCCGGCCGGTTGCAGGAGGCTTTTGAGTTCATAAGGTATATGCCGTTTGAACCGACGAAAGCTATTTGGGGTTCCTTGTTGGCTAGTTCAAAATCTCAGGGTAACTTGGAGTTGAGTGAATTGGCAGCCAGAAAGCTAGTTGAATTGGAGCCAGATAACACTGCATATTATGTTCATCTGTCTAATCTGTATGCAGAGATGGGAAGATGGAGTGATGTTGAGAAAGTAAGGGGAATGATGAAAGATAGACAATTGACGAAAGATTTGGGATGTAGTTCTGTGGAGGTTGAATGGCAAGAACATGTTGGAGAACTTATGGCATAA